The proteins below are encoded in one region of Hordeum vulgare subsp. vulgare chromosome 3H, MorexV3_pseudomolecules_assembly, whole genome shotgun sequence:
- the LOC123442066 gene encoding proton pump-interactor BIP103-like, with translation MQDTVVETDAIQDQVKIIGDGIDGVRKERQGVRSKIKVLDDEMKVVDGEIALLQEDLNAATARKDKAYESLTELRKLRDLANASFHQNRIVLNKRRELNGSRF, from the exons ATGCAAGATACAGTTGTTGAAACAGATGCCATACAGGATCAGGTGAAA ATCATCGGGGATGGTATAGATGGAGTAAGGAAGGAGCGACAAGGGGTCAGGTCTAAGATTAAGGTCCTGGATGATGAGATGAAGGTTGTTGATGGCGAGATTGCTTTGCTTCAAGAAGATTTAAATGCAGCTACCGCCAGAAAGGATAAAGCATACGAGTCATTGACCGAATTGAGAAAATTGCGTGATCTTGCC AATGCATCCTTCCATCAAAACCGCATAGTCCTGAACAAACGCAGGGAATTAAATGGCAGCAGGTTCTGA
- the LOC123440685 gene encoding CRIB domain-containing protein RIC4-like has product MGSREQQRGRRDRFIVIPFSSTCRSAASVDIVQSKKPQGAGGGGEGTSAAAVVRPAKGESLSLVARLLRGFKNLSHQIFAVYDEDDEEEEPEMVIGLPTDVKHVAHIGWDGSTSTTSSVRSWNRAAPPPGTTAPAAASASTSASASSSSAAPPPPQAQPPSLSARQFELAMAAQASAAATTSTSGAARRHRHYS; this is encoded by the exons ATGGGCAGCAGGGAGCAGCAGCGCGGCAGGAGGGACCGCTTCATCGTCATCCCCTTCTCCTCCACCTGCCGCTCCGCCGCCAGCGTCGACATCGTCCAGTCCAAGAAGCCCCAAG GTGCTGGCGGTGGCGGCGAGGggacgtcggcggcggcggtggttagGCCGGCCAAGGGGGAGTCGCTGTCGCTGGTGGCGCGGCTGCTCCGCGGGTTCAAGAACCTGTCCCACCAGATCTTCGCGGtgtacgacgaggacgacgaggaggaggagccggaGATGGTGATCGGCCTCCCCACGGACGTCAAGCATGTCGCGCACATCGGCTGGGACGGCAGCACCAGCACCACCTCCAGCGTCCGCTCCTGGAaccgcgccgcccctccgcctGGCACCACCGCTCCGGCCGCCGCGTCCGCGTCCACCTCGGCCTCAGCCTCGTCCTCTTCTGCCGCTCCTCCACCGCCACAGGCGCAGCCGCCGTCGCTCTCCGCGCGGCAGTTCGAGCTCGCCATGGCCGCGCAGGCGTCCGCCGCGGCCACAACCAGCACGAGCGGCGCCGCCCGGCGCCACCGCCACTACAGCTAG